The Columba livia isolate bColLiv1 breed racing homer chromosome 18, bColLiv1.pat.W.v2, whole genome shotgun sequence genome includes a region encoding these proteins:
- the FBF1 gene encoding fas-binding factor 1 isoform X4: MAAQAKKSLRDEPSVKSTRASQAAGSSSGRAWNPSVQTSKKSVLEDDFYSKLAVEAAEGSSTSDVQSLGDVDDLAAEILGIPEPGSGPLKTPMKGPGISDSSRGAEKTTRKLPAAGKADPLADLLSDKEQDAPKKAAPTSSKSSCDRKPEESKGKESPQTPLRTTAPAQRRKELMFEDDNDDDMLEALGFGSGKKEEKLRPARSMLDELFGGGSAAKVLEELNTGERRDFKQDEKSQKQPEKKECWDKEDLIFGEYQPSMGSRPSRRQSVSRFTAENMGEPKAEPRSKPSPPASQSPVRRRGSRANWLGLKDEDFFDSELPSPVKTSSTVGITPSPASQLPAAEEAAAKTGPEEQEDWLMAALARKRAQAQAKAEKREAEPLEAMGEWPCPRSPLSQPAASPAAAQPAAAPQDTAAGTGGSRGLVPWLSTVKPASVSPSDTAKEDPSGDDNTMVPTPSLPGEKEIPDPAPLTQTEKSPAGVCLSPSPQAEAPALDVLPEKRLGAPAAQLCEETSGCRAELLSVKAHVAELEGKVQTLEMLQEEQKLLLESVQRQHQEDQDLLKSTHRTLMKVQEETHRQQEDMLRWQKEQLLAQMEKQRQDAEQERAELLEQHRLDLEQLREMQRASVQKLWKDYEEQIQHLKWLKEREMDVVTSAISHIRSLNGDMDLHDLDCKVEATHHSASQELATKAQQWDKQLRMLRDRLSQQQKDREEEWMRLQELAAKREARLDEQTRLMEREQAELKIRGQELKAKEEQLRKDQERLDEAWKELWMEKEKVNDAVLHVELQEEEVEKLLAQKIAEAHRIELEHQARLQDVLQNLEQLKQQQQQRLHQGSVPSAQDLGAPSNGPSSAMAELSRVLWVGRDVLGRSTQSAVPLTAAAPWAPVPDVPPLVETPPRHRFRDIGEVMAVADRALLSAQVQTLRFHIQKEKYLLENEKLFKSMKKAPCNTSSPLASRPSFSGL; encoded by the exons ATG GCTGCGCAAGCCAAGAAAAGTTTAAGAG ATGAACCCAGTGTCAAATCTACCAGAGCTTCCCAGGCAGCcggcagcagcagtgggagagCCTGGAACCCCAGTGTGCAGACCAGCAAGAA GTCCGTCCTAGAAGATGATTTCTACAGCAAGCTGGCTGTCGAAGCTGCAGAG GGATCCAGTACGTCGGATGTGCAGAGCCTGGGG GACGTGGACGACTTGGCCGCTGAAATCCTGGGAATACCAGAACCTGGTTCTGGGCCACTGAAGACCCCCATGAAGGGTCCCGGGATAAGTGACTCTTCGAGGGGAGCAGAGAAAACCACAAGGAAGCTTCCAGCTGCTGGGAAAG CTGATCCTTTGGCAGATCTTTTATCTGATAAGGAGCAGGATGCTCCCAAGAAGGCAGCTCCAACCAGCAGTAAAAGCAGCTGTGATAGAAAACCAGAAGAGAGCAAAGGGAAAG AGTCACCCCAGACACCCCTGCGCACCACGGCCCCGGctcagaggaggaaggagctcATGTTTGAAGATGACAACGATGACGACATGCTGGAAGCGCTGGGATTTGGCAGCGGCAAGAAGGA AGAGAAGCTCCGGCCAGCGCGCTCCATGCTGGATGAGTTGTTTGGAGGAGGCTCCGCAGCCAAAGTCTTGGAAGAGCTGAACACGGGAGAGCGCAGAGACTTCAAACAGGATGAAAAGTCCCAAAAGCAGCCAG agaaaaaagagtGTTGGGACAAGGAAGATCTAATTTTTGGAGAATACCAGCCCTCAATGGGCTCCAGGCCATCAAGAAGGCAGTCAGTGAG CAGGTTCACAGCTGAGAACATGGGTGAACCGAAGGCAGAGCCCCGCTCCAAACCATCCCCTCCAGCCAGCCAGAGCCCTGTGCGGCGCAGAGGGTCCAGAGCCAACTGGCTGGGCTTAAAAGATGAAGATTTTTTTGACTCTGAGCTGCCATCCCCCGTGAAGACCAGCAGCACGGTGGGCATTacccccagccccgccagccAGCTCCCGGCcgcagaggaggcagcagctaaAACCGGcccagaggagcaggaggactGGCTGATGGCTGCCTTGGCTCGCAAGAGAGCCCAAGCACAAGCCAAGGCTGAGAAGAGAGAGGCTGAGCCCCTGGAGGCAATGGGGGAATGGCCGTGTCCCCGCTCTCCCCTCAGCCAGCCAGCcgcctccccagcagcagcacagcccgcAGCTGCCCCACAGGACACGGCAGCGGGCACAGGTGGCTCCAG GGGGCTGGTACCCTGGCTCAGCACCGTGAAACCTGCCTCAGTGAGCCCATCGGATACTGCGAAGGAGGATCCTTCTGGAGATGACAACACCATGG TACCCACGCCTTCGTTACCAGGAGAGAAGGAGATACCAGACCCTGCCCCACTCACTCAG ACAGAGAAGAGCCCAGCGGGCGTGTGTCTCTCTCCATCCCCACAGGCAGAGGCCCCAGCCCTGGATGTGCTGCCTGAGAAAAGGCTGGGGGCTCCCGCAGCCCAGCTCTGCGAGGAGACATCGGGCTGTcgggcagagctgctcagtgTCAAGGCTCatgtggcagagctggagggCAAG GTCCAGACgctggagatgctgcaggaAGAGCAGAAACTGTTACTGGAGAGCGTCCAGAGGCAGCACCAGGAGGACCAGGATCTCCTGAAGAGCACCCACAG GACCTTGATGAAGGTGCAGGAGGAGACCCACAGGCAGCAGGAGGACATGCTGCGGTGGCagaaggagcagctgctggctcaGATGGAGAAACAGAGGCAGGACGCGGAGCAGGagcgggcagagctgctggagcagcaccgGTTGGACCTGGAGCAGCTGCGAGAGATGCAGAG GGCGTCTGTCCAGAAGCTATGGAAGGACTATGAGGAGCAGATCCAGCACTTGAAGTGGCTAAAGGAGCGGGAGATGGATGTGGTGACCAGCGCCATTTCTCACATCAG GTCTCTGAATGGCGACATGGACCTGCACGACCTGGACTGCAAGGTGGAGGCCACACACCACTCTGCCTCCCAGGAgctggccacaaaggcacagcAGTGGGACAAGCAGCTCAGGA TGCTCCGGGACAGGCTgtcacagcagcagaaggacagggaggaggAGTGGATGCGACTGCAGGAGCTGGCGGCCAAAAGGGAGGCAAGACTGGATGAGCAGACTCGGCTGATGGAGCGG GAGCAGGCGGAGCTGAAGATCCGCGGCCAGGAACTAAAAGCcaaggaggagcagctgaggaaggaCCAGGAGAGGCTGGACGAGGCCTGGAAGGAGCTGTggatggagaaggagaaggtgaaTGATGCCGTGCTGCatgtggagctgcaggaggaagaggtggaAAAG CTCTTGGCCCAGAAGATCGCGGAGGCACACAGGATAGAGTTGGAGCACCAGGCCAGGCTGCAGGACGTGCTGCAGAacttggagcagctgaagcagcagcagcagcagcgactCCACCAGGGAAGTGTCCCCTCAGCCCAGGACCTTGGTGCCCCGAGCAATGGCCCCTCCAGTGCCATGGCTGAGCTTTCCCGTGTGCTGTGGGTGGGAAGGGATGTGCTGGGGCGCAGCACGCAGTCTGCCGTTCCTCTAACAGCAGCTGCACCTTGGGCTCCTGTTCCAGATGTGCCACCTCTTGTCGAGACGCCGCCTCGCCACAGGTTCCGGGACATCGGGGAGGTCATGGCTGTGGCCGACCGTGCCCTACTCAGTGCCCAAGTGCAAACGCTGAGGTTCCACATCCAGAAG gAGAAATATTTGTTGGAGAACGAGAAATTATTCAAGTCCATGAAGAAAGCTCCGTGTAACACTTCATCTCCATTGGCGTCACGTCCATCATTCTCGGGGCTATGA
- the FBF1 gene encoding fas-binding factor 1 isoform X5, producing MAAQAKKSLRGSSDDILDDLLGSEDEPSVKSTRASQAAGSSSGRAWNPSVQTSKKSVLEDDFYSKLAVEAAEGSSTSDVQSLGDVDDLAAEILGIPEPGSGPLKTPMKGPGISDSSRGAEKTTRKLPAAGKADPLADLLSDKEQDAPKKAAPTSSKSSCDRKPEESKGKESPQTPLRTTAPAQRRKELMFEDDNDDDMLEALGFGSGKKEEKLRPARSMLDELFGGGSAAKVLEELNTGERRDFKQDEKSQKQPEKKECWDKEDLIFGEYQPSMGSRPSRRQSVSRFTAENMGEPKAEPRSKPSPPASQSPVRRRGSRANWLGLKDEDFFDSELPSPVKTSSTVGITPSPASQLPAAEEAAAKTGPEEQEDWLMAALARKRAQAQAKAEKREAEPLEAMGEWPCPRSPLSQPAASPAAAQPAAAPQDTAAGTGGSRGLVPWLSTVKPASVSPSDTAKEDPSGDDNTMVPTPSLPGEKEIPDPAPLTQAEAPALDVLPEKRLGAPAAQLCEETSGCRAELLSVKAHVAELEGKVQTLEMLQEEQKLLLESVQRQHQEDQDLLKSTHRTLMKVQEETHRQQEDMLRWQKEQLLAQMEKQRQDAEQERAELLEQHRLDLEQLREMQRASVQKLWKDYEEQIQHLKWLKEREMDVVTSAISHIRSLNGDMDLHDLDCKVEATHHSASQELATKAQQWDKQLRMLRDRLSQQQKDREEEWMRLQELAAKREARLDEQTRLMEREQAELKIRGQELKAKEEQLRKDQERLDEAWKELWMEKEKVNDAVLHVELQEEEVEKLLAQKIAEAHRIELEHQARLQDVLQNLEQLKQQQQQRLHQGSVPSAQDLGAPSNGPSSAMAELSRVLWVGRDVLGRSTQSAVPLTAAAPWAPVPDVPPLVETPPRHRFRDIGEVMAVADRALLSAQVQTLRFHIQKEKYLLENEKLFKSMKKAPCNTSSPLASRPSFSGL from the exons ATG GCTGCGCAAGCCAAGAAAAGTTTAAGAG GCTCCAGTGATGACATCCTTGACGACCTCCTGGGGTCTGAAG ATGAACCCAGTGTCAAATCTACCAGAGCTTCCCAGGCAGCcggcagcagcagtgggagagCCTGGAACCCCAGTGTGCAGACCAGCAAGAA GTCCGTCCTAGAAGATGATTTCTACAGCAAGCTGGCTGTCGAAGCTGCAGAG GGATCCAGTACGTCGGATGTGCAGAGCCTGGGG GACGTGGACGACTTGGCCGCTGAAATCCTGGGAATACCAGAACCTGGTTCTGGGCCACTGAAGACCCCCATGAAGGGTCCCGGGATAAGTGACTCTTCGAGGGGAGCAGAGAAAACCACAAGGAAGCTTCCAGCTGCTGGGAAAG CTGATCCTTTGGCAGATCTTTTATCTGATAAGGAGCAGGATGCTCCCAAGAAGGCAGCTCCAACCAGCAGTAAAAGCAGCTGTGATAGAAAACCAGAAGAGAGCAAAGGGAAAG AGTCACCCCAGACACCCCTGCGCACCACGGCCCCGGctcagaggaggaaggagctcATGTTTGAAGATGACAACGATGACGACATGCTGGAAGCGCTGGGATTTGGCAGCGGCAAGAAGGA AGAGAAGCTCCGGCCAGCGCGCTCCATGCTGGATGAGTTGTTTGGAGGAGGCTCCGCAGCCAAAGTCTTGGAAGAGCTGAACACGGGAGAGCGCAGAGACTTCAAACAGGATGAAAAGTCCCAAAAGCAGCCAG agaaaaaagagtGTTGGGACAAGGAAGATCTAATTTTTGGAGAATACCAGCCCTCAATGGGCTCCAGGCCATCAAGAAGGCAGTCAGTGAG CAGGTTCACAGCTGAGAACATGGGTGAACCGAAGGCAGAGCCCCGCTCCAAACCATCCCCTCCAGCCAGCCAGAGCCCTGTGCGGCGCAGAGGGTCCAGAGCCAACTGGCTGGGCTTAAAAGATGAAGATTTTTTTGACTCTGAGCTGCCATCCCCCGTGAAGACCAGCAGCACGGTGGGCATTacccccagccccgccagccAGCTCCCGGCcgcagaggaggcagcagctaaAACCGGcccagaggagcaggaggactGGCTGATGGCTGCCTTGGCTCGCAAGAGAGCCCAAGCACAAGCCAAGGCTGAGAAGAGAGAGGCTGAGCCCCTGGAGGCAATGGGGGAATGGCCGTGTCCCCGCTCTCCCCTCAGCCAGCCAGCcgcctccccagcagcagcacagcccgcAGCTGCCCCACAGGACACGGCAGCGGGCACAGGTGGCTCCAG GGGGCTGGTACCCTGGCTCAGCACCGTGAAACCTGCCTCAGTGAGCCCATCGGATACTGCGAAGGAGGATCCTTCTGGAGATGACAACACCATGG TACCCACGCCTTCGTTACCAGGAGAGAAGGAGATACCAGACCCTGCCCCACTCACTCAG GCAGAGGCCCCAGCCCTGGATGTGCTGCCTGAGAAAAGGCTGGGGGCTCCCGCAGCCCAGCTCTGCGAGGAGACATCGGGCTGTcgggcagagctgctcagtgTCAAGGCTCatgtggcagagctggagggCAAG GTCCAGACgctggagatgctgcaggaAGAGCAGAAACTGTTACTGGAGAGCGTCCAGAGGCAGCACCAGGAGGACCAGGATCTCCTGAAGAGCACCCACAG GACCTTGATGAAGGTGCAGGAGGAGACCCACAGGCAGCAGGAGGACATGCTGCGGTGGCagaaggagcagctgctggctcaGATGGAGAAACAGAGGCAGGACGCGGAGCAGGagcgggcagagctgctggagcagcaccgGTTGGACCTGGAGCAGCTGCGAGAGATGCAGAG GGCGTCTGTCCAGAAGCTATGGAAGGACTATGAGGAGCAGATCCAGCACTTGAAGTGGCTAAAGGAGCGGGAGATGGATGTGGTGACCAGCGCCATTTCTCACATCAG GTCTCTGAATGGCGACATGGACCTGCACGACCTGGACTGCAAGGTGGAGGCCACACACCACTCTGCCTCCCAGGAgctggccacaaaggcacagcAGTGGGACAAGCAGCTCAGGA TGCTCCGGGACAGGCTgtcacagcagcagaaggacagggaggaggAGTGGATGCGACTGCAGGAGCTGGCGGCCAAAAGGGAGGCAAGACTGGATGAGCAGACTCGGCTGATGGAGCGG GAGCAGGCGGAGCTGAAGATCCGCGGCCAGGAACTAAAAGCcaaggaggagcagctgaggaaggaCCAGGAGAGGCTGGACGAGGCCTGGAAGGAGCTGTggatggagaaggagaaggtgaaTGATGCCGTGCTGCatgtggagctgcaggaggaagaggtggaAAAG CTCTTGGCCCAGAAGATCGCGGAGGCACACAGGATAGAGTTGGAGCACCAGGCCAGGCTGCAGGACGTGCTGCAGAacttggagcagctgaagcagcagcagcagcagcgactCCACCAGGGAAGTGTCCCCTCAGCCCAGGACCTTGGTGCCCCGAGCAATGGCCCCTCCAGTGCCATGGCTGAGCTTTCCCGTGTGCTGTGGGTGGGAAGGGATGTGCTGGGGCGCAGCACGCAGTCTGCCGTTCCTCTAACAGCAGCTGCACCTTGGGCTCCTGTTCCAGATGTGCCACCTCTTGTCGAGACGCCGCCTCGCCACAGGTTCCGGGACATCGGGGAGGTCATGGCTGTGGCCGACCGTGCCCTACTCAGTGCCCAAGTGCAAACGCTGAGGTTCCACATCCAGAAG gAGAAATATTTGTTGGAGAACGAGAAATTATTCAAGTCCATGAAGAAAGCTCCGTGTAACACTTCATCTCCATTGGCGTCACGTCCATCATTCTCGGGGCTATGA